The segment GATCAGGATGAACCAGGCGGTGGTGTTCATCCGCCTTATTCTAGCGGCGCGCGAGCCAGGGCAGCGCGCCGCAGGGCTTTTTACGCCTTGTTCGCGGCCTTGTACAGCGACACACTGTCGTTCTGCGCCTGCATCGCATGCAGCTCGATCGGGTCGTGCGTGGAGCGCAGGCGGGGCAGACCGTGCGGATAGTGGGCCGTAATAAAGGCCAGCATCTGTTCGCGCACGAGGCAGCGCAGCTCGAAGGCCAGGCCCGAATCTGCCGCGCTGATCAGGAAGCGCACGCGCACGGCCCGCTCGTTCGAATCCGTCGCCTGCACCGTGCAGACGCGGCCATCCCATTGGGGCGCCGCCTCGCAGATGCGCGTCAGTTCCGCGCGCAGGGGCTCGAGCGGAATGCTGAAATCGAGCCACAGGAACACCGTGCCCAGCAGGGTCGAGGAACTGTGGGTCCAGTTTTCGAACGGGTTTTCAATGAACCACTGCAGCGGCACGATCAGGCGGCGCTCGTCCCACACGCGCACGACCACGTACGTGCCCTTGATTTCCTCGACCTTGCCCCATTCGCCATTGACGATCAGCACGTCGTCGATGCGGATCGGTTGGGAGAACGCGATTTGCAGGCCCGCGATGAAATTGCCGAGCACGGGACGGGCGGCGATACCGGCCACGAGACCGGCCACGCCGGCCGAGGCCAGCAGGCTGGCGCCGATCTGCCGCGCGCCGGGCAGGGTCAGCA is part of the Janthinobacterium sp. 67 genome and harbors:
- a CDS encoding mechanosensitive ion channel family protein; translation: MDLSTFHSLMGGPLRSALTVLVSALLVSVVAIGVHRAGISLLKRLANGRPFTTNATRVAFRASQLCVVVFGLRMVLAGAPDDTPGLLAMSHLASVALIIALTWLAMQCIQALSITISEINPVDVADNLRARRLITQARVLTRSAHAIVVVLGLAFVLLTLPGARQIGASLLASAGVAGLVAGIAARPVLGNFIAGLQIAFSQPIRIDDVLIVNGEWGKVEEIKGTYVVVRVWDERRLIVPLQWFIENPFENWTHSSSTLLGTVFLWLDFSIPLEPLRAELTRICEAAPQWDGRVCTVQATDSNERAVRVRFLISAADSGLAFELRCLVREQMLAFITAHYPHGLPRLRSTHDPIELHAMQAQNDSVSLYKAANKA